Proteins from one Streptomyces genisteinicus genomic window:
- a CDS encoding glycoside hydrolase family 15 protein translates to MTQRIEDYALIGDLQTAALVGADGSVDWLCLPRFDSAACFAALVGDEENGHWRIAPKGAVRCTGRRYVGDSLVLETVWETRTGSVRVLDFMPQRDEAPDVVRIVEGVSGSVEMEGTLRLRFDYGSVVPWMRRSDGHRIAVAGPDSVWLRSEPEVRTWGQQFSTCSSFTVAAGESVSFVLTWHPSHQSRPDLIDPHESLRHCLEDWEAWASKCRYDGPYRDAVMRSLITLKALTYAPTGGIVAAPTTSLPEELGGVRNWDYRFCWLRDSTLTLGSLVAVGYLDEAAEWRDWLLRAVAGDPADLQIMYGLAGERRLPEFELSWLGGYGGSVPVRVGNDAANQLQLDVYGEVIDSLFIARRAGLKTERHAWNIQLSLLGFLETAWREPDEGLWEVRGPRRHFVHSKVMAWVAADRAVRTLEADRSLHGEVDRWREMRDAVHREVCEKGFDPERNTFTQSYGSKELDAATLLIPHVGFLPPDDPRVLGTIAAVQAELGNGPLVRRYSTEGVSVDGLPGDEGTFLACSFWLTDALCMTGRHEEARELFERLLALRNDLGLLSEEYDPVAGRQLGNFPQAFSHIGLVNTALALQEYDTAG, encoded by the coding sequence GTGACCCAACGTATCGAGGACTACGCCCTCATCGGCGACCTGCAGACCGCCGCGCTGGTCGGTGCGGACGGCTCCGTCGACTGGCTGTGCCTGCCCCGCTTCGACTCCGCCGCGTGCTTCGCGGCGCTCGTCGGCGACGAGGAGAACGGACACTGGAGGATCGCGCCCAAGGGCGCGGTCCGCTGCACGGGCCGTCGCTACGTCGGGGACTCCCTGGTCCTCGAAACCGTGTGGGAGACCCGCACGGGCAGCGTACGGGTCCTCGACTTCATGCCCCAGCGCGACGAGGCGCCCGACGTGGTGCGGATCGTCGAGGGCGTCAGCGGCAGCGTCGAGATGGAGGGGACGCTGCGACTGCGCTTCGACTACGGCAGCGTGGTGCCCTGGATGCGCCGTTCCGACGGGCACCGCATCGCCGTCGCGGGCCCGGACTCGGTGTGGCTGCGCAGCGAGCCGGAGGTCAGGACGTGGGGCCAGCAGTTCTCCACCTGCTCCTCGTTCACCGTCGCCGCGGGCGAGTCCGTGTCGTTCGTCCTCACCTGGCACCCCTCGCACCAGAGCCGCCCGGATCTCATCGACCCCCACGAGTCCCTGCGGCACTGCCTGGAGGACTGGGAGGCGTGGGCCTCCAAGTGCCGCTACGACGGCCCCTACCGCGACGCGGTCATGCGCTCGCTGATCACCCTCAAGGCTCTGACCTACGCCCCCACGGGCGGCATCGTCGCCGCGCCGACCACCTCGCTGCCCGAGGAGCTGGGCGGCGTCCGGAACTGGGACTACCGGTTCTGCTGGCTGCGCGACTCCACCCTGACGCTGGGCTCCCTGGTGGCGGTCGGCTATCTCGACGAGGCCGCCGAATGGCGCGACTGGCTGCTGCGCGCGGTCGCCGGCGATCCGGCCGACCTCCAGATCATGTACGGCCTCGCGGGTGAGCGGCGGCTGCCGGAGTTCGAGCTCAGCTGGCTCGGCGGATACGGCGGCTCGGTCCCCGTCCGGGTCGGCAACGACGCCGCCAACCAGCTCCAGCTCGACGTCTACGGCGAGGTCATCGACTCCCTCTTCATCGCCCGCCGAGCGGGTCTGAAGACCGAGCGGCACGCCTGGAACATCCAGCTCAGCCTGCTCGGCTTCCTGGAGACCGCCTGGCGCGAGCCGGACGAGGGCCTGTGGGAGGTGCGCGGACCGCGCCGCCACTTCGTGCACTCCAAGGTCATGGCCTGGGTCGCGGCGGACCGTGCCGTGCGCACCCTGGAGGCCGACCGCAGCCTGCACGGCGAGGTCGACCGCTGGCGGGAGATGCGCGACGCGGTGCACCGGGAGGTCTGCGAGAAGGGCTTCGACCCGGAGCGCAACACCTTCACCCAGTCCTACGGCTCGAAGGAGCTGGACGCGGCGACGCTGCTCATCCCGCACGTCGGCTTCCTGCCGCCGGACGACCCCCGGGTGCTCGGCACCATCGCCGCCGTCCAGGCCGAACTGGGCAACGGCCCGCTGGTGCGCCGCTACAGCACCGAGGGCGTCTCCGTCGACGGCCTGCCGGGCGACGAGGGCACCTTCCTGGCGTGCTCGTTCTGGCTGACCGACGCGCTGTGCATGACGGGCCGTCACGAGGAGGCCCGCGAGCTCTTCGAGCGGCTGCTGGCGCTCCGCAACGACCTCGGGCTGCTGTCCGAGGAGTACGACCCCGTCGCCGGCCGGCAGCTCGGCAACTTCCCTCAGGCGTTCAGCCACATCGGACTGGTGAACACCGCCCTCGCACTCCAGGAGTACGACACGGCAGGATAG
- a CDS encoding SDR family oxidoreductase, with translation MDLGLKDRVYIVTGASRGLGNASARQLVADGAKVVITGRDEKTVAGAAAELGPDAVGIAVDNADPAAAERLVAAARAHFGRFDGVLISVGGPAPGFASDNTDEQWQSAFESVFLGAVRLARTAAAELSDGGVIGFVLSGSVHEPIAGLTISNGLRPGLAGFAKSLSDELGPRGIRVVGVLPSRIDTDRVRELDALSGDADAARASNESRIPLRRYGTPEEFGKVTAFLLSPAASYVTGVMVPVDGGARHGF, from the coding sequence ATGGATCTTGGACTGAAGGACCGCGTCTACATCGTCACCGGCGCCTCCCGCGGCCTCGGCAACGCCTCGGCGCGGCAGCTCGTCGCGGACGGCGCGAAGGTCGTCATCACCGGCAGGGACGAGAAGACGGTCGCCGGCGCGGCCGCCGAGCTCGGCCCCGACGCGGTGGGGATCGCCGTCGACAACGCCGACCCGGCCGCCGCGGAGCGTCTGGTCGCCGCGGCCCGGGCGCACTTCGGCCGCTTCGACGGCGTGCTGATCAGCGTGGGCGGTCCGGCACCGGGCTTCGCCTCGGACAACACGGACGAGCAGTGGCAGTCGGCGTTCGAGTCGGTCTTCCTCGGCGCGGTGCGCCTGGCCCGCACGGCGGCCGCCGAGCTGTCCGACGGCGGGGTGATCGGCTTCGTGCTGTCCGGCTCGGTCCACGAGCCGATCGCGGGCCTGACCATCTCGAACGGCCTGCGGCCGGGGCTGGCCGGTTTCGCCAAGTCCCTCTCGGACGAGCTGGGGCCCCGGGGCATCCGGGTGGTCGGCGTGCTGCCGTCGCGCATCGACACCGACCGGGTCCGCGAGCTCGACGCCCTCTCCGGCGACGCGGACGCCGCCCGTGCGTCCAACGAGTCGCGCATCCCGCTGCGCCGGTACGGGACCCCCGAGGAGTTCGGCAAGGTGACCGCCTTCCTGCTGTCCCCCGCGGCCTCGTACGTCACGGGCGTGATGGTGCCCGTGGACGGCGGCGCCCGGCACGGCTTCTGA
- the amaP gene encoding alkaline shock response membrane anchor protein AmaP yields MLRAVNRVVLALAGLVLLCTGGAVVAAGAGLDVPSWWPWSGPGDVLLSDADRTRWRDEGWWWPVVIAVLAVLVVLALWWLLAQLRRARLSEVLVDSGDGEGALLRGRALEGVMAGEAESLEGVSHARVRLTGRRRTAPAARILLQLEPHAAPAETLTRLVDEAVGHARHSAGLSELPAEARLTASKHGARRVT; encoded by the coding sequence ATGTTGCGCGCTGTCAACCGGGTCGTGCTCGCCCTGGCCGGGCTGGTCCTGCTGTGCACCGGAGGCGCGGTGGTCGCCGCCGGGGCGGGGCTGGACGTCCCGTCGTGGTGGCCCTGGTCGGGCCCCGGCGACGTCCTGCTCAGCGACGCGGACCGCACCCGCTGGCGCGACGAGGGCTGGTGGTGGCCGGTGGTCATCGCGGTGCTCGCCGTCCTCGTGGTGCTCGCCCTGTGGTGGCTGCTCGCCCAGCTGCGCCGGGCCCGGCTCTCCGAGGTCCTGGTGGACAGCGGCGACGGCGAGGGGGCACTGCTGCGCGGGCGGGCGCTGGAGGGCGTGATGGCCGGTGAGGCCGAATCGCTGGAGGGCGTCTCGCACGCGCGGGTGCGGCTGACGGGCCGGCGCAGGACCGCCCCCGCGGCACGGATCCTGCTCCAGCTGGAGCCGCACGCCGCGCCGGCCGAGACCCTCACCCGCCTGGTCGACGAGGCGGTCGGCCACGCCCGGCACTCCGCCGGCCTGTCCGAGCTGCCGGCCGAGGCACGGCTGACGGCGTCGAAGCACGGGGCGCGACGGGTCACCTGA
- a CDS encoding DUF6286 domain-containing protein, producing MTEPQSPPGGQQAAAQPAAGMDQSSSAADYRPAPADGGATGRFWSGRRVPAAVVAAVVLGAAGLLLYDVAAVRADRPAMQWRRSLADHLADWRLDEIGVLAASAAVALLGVLLLVLALTPGLRSLLTMRPGRAAVRAALDREAAALVLRDRAMEVAGVQSVRVRMRRSKASVRARSHFRPLDEVRADLDAALGTALKELGLARPPALAVRVARPPAGKK from the coding sequence ATGACCGAGCCGCAGTCCCCGCCCGGCGGGCAGCAGGCGGCTGCGCAGCCCGCCGCCGGCATGGACCAGTCCTCCTCGGCTGCCGACTACCGCCCCGCGCCCGCCGACGGCGGCGCCACCGGCCGCTTCTGGTCCGGCCGGCGCGTGCCCGCCGCCGTCGTCGCGGCCGTCGTCCTCGGCGCCGCGGGACTGCTGCTCTACGACGTCGCCGCGGTACGCGCCGACCGCCCGGCCATGCAGTGGCGGCGCTCCCTCGCCGACCACCTGGCCGACTGGCGGCTCGACGAGATCGGGGTGCTCGCCGCCTCGGCCGCCGTCGCGCTCCTCGGCGTGCTGCTCCTGGTCCTGGCTCTCACGCCCGGCCTGCGGTCCCTGCTGACGATGCGGCCGGGGCGGGCCGCGGTACGGGCCGCGCTGGACCGGGAGGCTGCCGCGCTCGTCCTGCGGGACCGGGCGATGGAGGTCGCCGGAGTCCAGTCCGTACGCGTCAGAATGCGGCGCTCAAAGGCGTCGGTCCGGGCCCGGTCGCACTTCCGCCCCCTCGACGAGGTACGCGCCGACCTGGACGCGGCCCTCGGTACGGCACTGAAGGAACTCGGTCTCGCCCGGCCGCCGGCGCTCGCCGTGCGCGTCGCACGACCGCCGGCCGGGAAGAAGTGA
- a CDS encoding Asp23/Gls24 family envelope stress response protein codes for MAAAEASAGGTPRVAAAERGSTTVADRVVAKIAAQAAREALGGVPPDSAAPHAMVAVHHDTAHVRVTLELDYPSDIGARCAAVRRRVTERVTTLAGMEVPEVAVQVERLHSVHTRRGAKERLR; via the coding sequence ATGGCGGCCGCTGAGGCCTCTGCCGGTGGCACGCCGAGAGTGGCGGCCGCCGAGCGCGGATCGACCACGGTGGCCGACCGGGTGGTGGCGAAGATCGCCGCCCAGGCGGCACGCGAGGCACTCGGCGGCGTCCCCCCGGACAGCGCGGCCCCGCACGCCATGGTCGCCGTGCACCACGACACCGCCCATGTGCGCGTCACCCTCGAACTCGACTACCCCTCCGACATCGGCGCGCGGTGCGCCGCGGTGCGCCGCCGCGTCACCGAGCGGGTCACCACCCTGGCCGGCATGGAGGTGCCCGAGGTCGCGGTGCAGGTGGAGCGGCTGCACTCGGTCCACACCAGGCGCGGGGCGAAGGAGAGGCTGCGATGA
- a CDS encoding Asp23/Gls24 family envelope stress response protein, protein MSESGDRRPQNAGEQTGDSRRPSVSKRPEAGVRGRTTIADGVVEKIAGLAARDVVGVHAMGSGISRTFGAVRDRVPGGSGRSNVTRGVKAEVGEVQTALDLEIVVDYGVSISDVARAVRENVVDAVERMTSLEVVEVNIAVSDVKLPDEEEDEPEQRIQ, encoded by the coding sequence ATGAGCGAGTCAGGCGACCGCCGACCCCAGAACGCAGGCGAGCAGACGGGTGACTCCCGCAGGCCGTCCGTCAGCAAACGACCCGAGGCGGGTGTGCGGGGACGCACCACCATCGCCGACGGCGTCGTCGAGAAGATCGCGGGCCTCGCCGCGCGGGACGTCGTCGGCGTCCACGCGATGGGCAGCGGCATCTCGCGCACCTTCGGAGCCGTCCGCGACCGGGTTCCCGGCGGCAGCGGCCGGTCCAACGTCACCCGCGGCGTCAAGGCGGAGGTCGGCGAGGTCCAGACCGCCCTCGACCTGGAGATCGTCGTCGACTACGGGGTCTCCATCTCCGACGTCGCCCGCGCCGTGCGCGAGAACGTCGTCGACGCCGTCGAACGCATGACCAGTCTCGAAGTCGTCGAGGTCAACATCGCCGTCAGCGATGTGAAGCTGCCCGACGAGGAAGAGGACGAGCCGGAGCAGCGGATCCAGTAG
- a CDS encoding enoyl-CoA hydratase/isomerase family protein yields MTSLDPVLDKDGVRLTVDGAVATVTLTKPDKRNAQDFALWRALTQAGRSLPGDVRVVVLRGEGKSFSAGLDRQAFTPEGFDGEPSFIDLARGTDAETDTAIAGFQEAFTWWRRPDIITIAAVQGHAIGAGFQLALACDLRVVAEDVQFAMRETALGLVPDLTGTHPLVSVVGYARALEICATGRFVHAEEAERTGLANLVVPAGELDAAVRDLAGALLAAPRDAVVETKALLQGAAGRTYDDQRAAERAAQTRRLRDLAGLSD; encoded by the coding sequence ATGACCTCGCTCGACCCTGTGCTGGACAAGGACGGCGTACGACTCACCGTCGACGGCGCCGTCGCCACGGTGACCCTGACCAAGCCGGACAAGCGCAACGCCCAGGACTTCGCTCTGTGGCGGGCGTTGACGCAGGCCGGCCGGTCGCTGCCGGGCGACGTGCGGGTCGTGGTGCTGCGCGGCGAGGGCAAGTCCTTCTCCGCCGGCCTCGACCGGCAGGCGTTCACCCCCGAGGGGTTCGACGGCGAGCCGTCGTTCATCGACCTGGCACGCGGGACCGACGCGGAGACCGACACCGCCATCGCCGGATTCCAGGAGGCGTTCACCTGGTGGCGGCGGCCCGACATCATCACGATCGCCGCCGTCCAGGGCCACGCGATCGGCGCGGGATTCCAGCTCGCGCTCGCCTGCGACCTGCGGGTCGTCGCCGAGGACGTGCAGTTCGCCATGCGTGAGACCGCGCTCGGTCTGGTCCCCGACCTGACGGGTACCCACCCACTGGTGTCCGTCGTCGGGTACGCCCGCGCGCTCGAGATCTGCGCGACGGGGCGCTTCGTCCACGCCGAGGAGGCCGAACGCACCGGCCTGGCCAACCTCGTCGTCCCCGCCGGGGAACTCGACGCCGCCGTGCGCGACCTCGCCGGGGCGCTCCTCGCCGCGCCGCGCGACGCCGTCGTCGAGACCAAGGCCCTGCTCCAGGGCGCCGCCGGCCGCACCTACGACGACCAGCGAGCCGCCGAACGCGCCGCGCAGACCCGCCGGCTGCGCGACCTCGCGGGCCTCTCCGACTGA
- a CDS encoding helix-turn-helix domain-containing protein, giving the protein MAETLKKGSRVTGAARDKLAADLKKKYDSGASIRALAEETGRSYGFVHRMLSESGVVLRGRGGATRGKKAASA; this is encoded by the coding sequence GTGGCCGAGACTCTGAAGAAGGGCAGCCGGGTGACCGGCGCCGCGCGCGACAAGCTCGCGGCAGACCTGAAGAAGAAGTACGACTCCGGGGCGAGCATCCGGGCGCTGGCCGAGGAAACCGGCCGCTCCTACGGATTCGTCCACCGGATGCTCAGTGAGTCCGGAGTCGTCCTGCGTGGACGTGGCGGAGCGACACGGGGCAAGAAGGCAGCCTCGGCCTGA
- a CDS encoding ABC-F family ATP-binding cassette domain-containing protein, with product MITASGIELRAGARVLIESASFRIAKGDRIGLVGRNGAGKTTLTKCLAGEGIPAAGTITRSGEVGYLPQDPRTGDLDVLARDRILSARGLDTLIRKMRMNEERIATGQGATRDKALRQYERQETEFLTKGGYAAEAEAATIAAALGLPDRVLGQPLHTLSGGQRRRVELARILFSDADTLLLDEPTNHLDADSIVWLRDYLKTYRGGFIVISHDVDLVETVVNKVFYLDANRSQIDVYNMGWKLYQQQREADEKRRKRERQNAEKKAAALNSQADKMRAKATKTVAAQNMARRAERLLAGLDDVRVADKVAKLRFPEPAPCGKTPLTAEGLSKSYGSLEIFTDVDLAIDKGSRVVILGLNGAGKTTLLRLLAGVEQPDTGQVTPGHGLKLGYYAQEHETLDPDRTVLENMRSSAPDLDLVEVRKTLGSFLFSGDDVDKPAGVLSGGEKTRLALATLVVSSANVLLLDEPTNNLDPASREEILGALRTYKGAVILVTHDEGAVEALEPERIILLPDGVEDLWGADYADLVTLA from the coding sequence GTGATCACCGCGTCCGGTATCGAGCTGCGCGCAGGCGCGCGCGTCCTCATCGAATCCGCCTCCTTCCGCATCGCCAAGGGCGACCGCATCGGCCTCGTCGGCCGCAACGGAGCGGGCAAGACCACCCTCACCAAGTGCCTGGCAGGCGAGGGCATCCCCGCCGCCGGCACCATCACCCGCTCCGGCGAGGTCGGCTACCTCCCGCAGGACCCCCGCACCGGCGACCTCGACGTGCTCGCCCGCGACCGCATCCTCTCCGCCCGCGGCCTGGACACCCTCATCCGCAAGATGCGCATGAACGAGGAGCGCATCGCCACCGGCCAGGGGGCCACCCGCGACAAGGCGCTGCGCCAGTACGAGCGCCAGGAGACCGAGTTCCTCACCAAGGGCGGGTACGCCGCCGAGGCCGAGGCCGCCACCATCGCCGCCGCGCTGGGCCTGCCCGACCGGGTGCTCGGCCAGCCGCTGCACACCCTCTCCGGCGGTCAGCGCCGCCGCGTCGAGCTCGCCCGCATCCTGTTCTCGGACGCCGACACCCTGCTCCTCGACGAGCCGACCAACCACCTCGACGCCGACTCGATCGTCTGGCTGCGGGACTACCTGAAGACCTACCGCGGCGGGTTCATCGTCATCTCCCACGACGTCGACCTCGTGGAGACCGTCGTCAACAAGGTTTTCTACCTCGACGCCAACCGGTCCCAGATCGACGTCTACAACATGGGCTGGAAGCTCTACCAGCAGCAGCGCGAGGCCGACGAGAAGCGCCGCAAGCGGGAGCGGCAGAACGCCGAGAAGAAGGCGGCCGCCCTCAACTCGCAGGCCGACAAGATGCGCGCCAAGGCGACCAAGACCGTCGCCGCGCAGAACATGGCCCGCCGCGCCGAGCGGCTGCTGGCCGGCCTCGACGACGTCCGGGTCGCCGACAAGGTCGCCAAGCTCCGCTTCCCCGAGCCCGCGCCCTGCGGGAAGACGCCGCTGACGGCGGAGGGCCTGTCGAAGTCGTACGGCTCCCTGGAGATCTTCACCGACGTCGACCTGGCCATCGACAAGGGCTCCCGGGTCGTCATCCTCGGCCTCAACGGCGCGGGCAAGACCACCCTGCTGCGGCTGCTCGCCGGCGTGGAGCAGCCCGACACCGGCCAGGTCACCCCCGGCCACGGCCTCAAGCTGGGCTACTACGCCCAGGAGCACGAGACCCTGGACCCCGACCGCACGGTCCTGGAGAACATGCGCTCCTCGGCGCCGGACCTCGACCTGGTCGAGGTCCGCAAGACCCTCGGGTCGTTCCTGTTCTCCGGTGACGACGTCGACAAGCCCGCGGGTGTGCTGTCCGGTGGCGAGAAGACCCGTCTGGCGCTCGCCACCCTGGTCGTCTCCTCGGCGAACGTCCTGCTCCTCGACGAGCCCACCAACAACCTCGACCCGGCGAGCCGTGAGGAGATCCTCGGGGCGCTGCGCACCTACAAGGGCGCGGTCATCCTCGTCACCCACGACGAGGGGGCCGTGGAGGCGCTGGAACCGGAGCGGATCATCCTGCTGCCCGACGGCGTCGAGGACCTGTGGGGCGCGGACTACGCGGATCTGGTCACCCTCGCCTGA